The following coding sequences are from one Gossypium raimondii isolate GPD5lz chromosome 4, ASM2569854v1, whole genome shotgun sequence window:
- the LOC105779849 gene encoding squamosa promoter-binding-like protein 6 — MDSWSYDCEGKNLFFTDFEAEGMEFNQFMDFSFDYKKKKPFFSDTNLGIFSDEFTTTTSSCYVEQHSSSLMESNSQESSIIDYGDSKGCKETSVVTSIQPVLISKKALTTRSSCPQTPQCQVYGCNKDLSSSKDYYKRNKVCEIHSKTAKVIVNGNEMRFCQQCSRFHLLAEFDDGKRSCRKRLVGHNERRRKLHFGTLPGKSHKFLQSYRERYEHADQVKFREKPVYDPQSAISIINGKLVSKKQHIPGSFSLATEAFHAPNELSGLSCSDCALSLLSSQSRDLSSHATGIQLTEPFINQASHHHGSCLENANGFCSCGMNPMGVSQAGSFRDLGLSSPNGTTVDLLQLSTHLQRVEQQRSSMHVKPENEDLCYFLTT; from the exons ATGGATTCTTGGAGCTATGATTGTGAAGGGAAAAACCTATTTTTTACTGATTTTGAAGCAGAGGGTATGGAATTCAATCAATTCATGGATTTTAGCTTTgattataagaaaaagaaaccctTTTTTAGTGACAccaatttggggatttttagtgATGAATTTACCACTACTACTAGTTCATGTTATGTTGAGCAACATTCAAGTTCATTAATGGAGTCCAACAGTCAAGAATCTTCAATCATTGATTATGGAGATTCAAAGGGTTGTAAGGAAACTTCCGTTGTAACTTCGATTCAACCGGTTTTGATATCGAAGAAAGCTTTGACAACAAGAAGTTCATGTCCTCAAACACCTCAATGTCAAGTTTATGGTTGTAATAAGGATCTTAGTTCATCAAAAGATTATTACAAGAGGAACAAAGTTTGTGAGATTCATTCTAAGACAGCCAAAGTTATTgttaatggaaatgaaatgagaTTTTGTCAACAATGTAGCAG GTTCCATTTATTGGCTGAATTCGATGATGGTAAGCGTAGTTGTCGTAAACGACTGGTAGGACATAATGAGCGTAGAAGGAAGCTTCATTTCGGTACCCTTCCCGGAAAATCACATAAGTTTTTGCAGTCATATCGAG AGAGATATGAACATGCTGATCAGGTTAAATTCAGAGAGAAACCGGTTTATGATCCTCAGTCGGCAATATCGATCATAAATGGCAAATTGGTGTCGAAGAAACAACACATCCCCGGAAGTTTTTCGTTGGCAACTGAAGCCTTCCATGCTCCTAATGAGTTATCTGGTCTTTCTTGCTCGGATTGTGCTCTCTCTCTTCTGTCTTCTCAATCACGAGACTTATCGAGCCATGCGACCGGAATTCAATTGACCGAGCCCTTTATCAATCAAGCTAGCCACCACCATGGGAGTTGTTTGGAAAATGCCAATGGCTTTTGCTCATGTGGGATGAACCCCATGGGAGTTAGCCAAGCAGGATCTTTTCGAGACTTGGGTCTTTCGAGTCCAAATGGAACCACTGTTGATTTACTTCAACTATCAACACATCTCCAAAGAGTGGAGCAACAAAGGAGTTCAATGCACGTAAAGCCTGAAAACGAGGACCTTTGTTATTTCCTTACAACTTAA
- the LOC105780688 gene encoding probable WRKY transcription factor 4 — translation MADEMQEQKPPSKTVASSKRPMITPPPRPFSEALFNGGAGLMGFSPGPMTLVSNFFSDTTDDSKSFSQLLAGAMASPAAQKLTEEQAEGGGVNTGLRFKQNKPAGLAITQQPSSFVMPQGLLSPASLLESPGFSVFSPGPQGPFGMTHQQALAQVTAQVAQANSHMQIHADTATSLQDSSVMIKQPSDVSQPDQRSQPASDKHASDGYNWRKYGQKQVKGSEFPRSYYKCTHPGCPVKKKVERSLDGQVTEIIYKGQHNHQPPQQNKRAKGNGTSNNRGNSESTSQLHSTNLNIIKEGTCSSMSKKDQESSQATTDLLSGTSDSDDEKDEDEPDTKRRSMEIRVSEPCSSHRTVTEPRIIVQTTSEVDLLDDGYRWRKYGQKVVKGNPYPRSYYKCTTPGCNVRKHVERASTDPKAVITTYEGKHNHDVPAARTSSHNTASSNATQVRTQNIVTDNNHGVNNSVDSTKDRQRPVARLRLKEEQET, via the exons ATGGCGGATGAGATGCAGGAGCAGAAGCCGCCGTCGAAAACAGTAGCTTCGTCTAAACGGCCAATGATTACTCCACCACCACGGCCGTTCTCGGAGGCGTTATTCAACGGTGGGGCAGGCTTGATGGGATTCAGTCCAGGTCCCATGACACTTGTTTCCAACTTCTTCTCCGACACCACCGACGATTCCAAGTCATTTTCTCAGCTGCTCGCCGGTGCCATGGCGTCTCCAGCAGCTCAAAAGCTGACCGAAGAGCAGGCTGAAGGTGGAGGAGTTAACACGGGGTTGCGGTTCAAGCAGAATAAGCCGGCCGGTTTAGCGATAACTCAACAACCGTCGTCGTTTGTGATGCCACAAGGATTGTTGAGCCCTGCGAGCTTATTGGAATCTCCAGGATTTAGTGTGTTTTCTCCTGGTCCCCAG GGACCTTTCGGAATGACACACCAACAGGCTCTAGCACAAGTCACGGCGCAGGTTGCACAAGCTAATTCGCATATGCAAATACATGCCGATACGGCAACCTCGTTGCAAGACTCTAGTGTTATGATTAAGCAACCGTCGGACGTATCTCAGCCTGATCAGAGATCCCAACCTGCTTCTGATAAGCATGCCAGTGATGGCTACAACTGGCGGAAGTATGGGCAGAAACAGGTGAAAGGCAGCGAATTCCCAAGAAGTTATTACAAGTGTACGCATCCCGGTTGTCCCGTCAAGAAGAAGGTTGAGAGATCACTTGATGGCCAAGTCACTGAAATCATCTACAAAGGGCAACATAACCATCAACCTCCTCAGCAGAATAAGCGTGCAAAAGGAAACGGAACTTCGAATAATCGGGGGAATTCCGAATCAACTTCTCAACTTCATAGTACcaacttaaacataattaaagaAGGGACATGTTCTTCAATGTCTAAGAAGGATCAAGAGTCTAGCCAAGCTACAACCGATCTTCTTTCCGGGACGAGTGATAGTgatgatgaaaaagatgaagatgaacCTGATACCAAAAGACG AAGTATGGAAATTAGAGTTTCGGAGCCATGTTCGTCACATAGGACTGTTACCGAACCTAGAATTATCGTGCAGACAACAAGCGAAGTTGATCTATTGGATGATGGCTATAGGTGGCGCAAGTATGGACAGAAAGTTGTCAAAGGCAATCCTTATCCAAG AAGCTACTACAAATGTACAACCCCGGGATGCAATGTCCGTAAACACGTCGAGAGGGCTTCGACTGATCCCAAGGCTGTTATAACGACATACGAGGGAAAACATAATCATGATGTACCGGCTGCCAGAACTAGCAGCCACAACACCGCCAGTAGTAACGCAACACAAGTAAGAACACAGAATATAGTAACCGATAACAACCACGGTGTAAATAACAGTGTCGATTCTACGAAAGATAGGCAACGACCGGTAGCACGGTTACGGTTAAAAGAAGAACAGGAAACGTAA
- the LOC105779610 gene encoding probable protein S-acyltransferase 22, protein MRKHGWQLPSHPLQVVAVAVFLALGFAFYVFFAPFVGKKMFQYVVMGIYTPLITCCFGLYIWCAAADPADPGVFKSKKYLKIPESGKYSGPKDCKLGGGSATTLHDDNDALVGGKTAEKDTAATDETLKDGGVELEGNDGSMKRSSCLLWIFSPCAVICKCCGSNEESTEQQMSEDGMFYCSLCEVEVFKYSKHCRVCDKCVNHFDHHCRWLNNCIGKRNYRQFFTLMVSALLLLILQWSTGILVLICCFVDRKQFSLDISTKLGSSFSLVPFIIVVVLCTILAMVATLPLAQLFFFHILLIKKGISTYDYIIALREQEQELQGVGGQQSPQMSPASSLTGLSSASSFSTFHRGAWCTPPRLFLEDQFDVVPPDTGSVSSFGKKMVREEPIKKKNPGAVKISPWTLARLNAEDVSKAAAEARKKSKILQPVVRRDAPFGLEGDSSFGSSGRRMFPRPDGNRRRAAKRVRLPADLPMESIMNISSKSADKGFSDTSSSLAPLQLEARSAFQTSRAMSSSVGVVTSSPESSLDSPDIHPFRISSSGAEESRHPTGLPLNMAGQKGFPLSRSASDGYEASGGEDSDRVPSRIVHRPTNWNNILFSEQTERVVKLKAPSSSGQVNGRML, encoded by the exons ATGAGGAAGCATGGATGGCAGCTTCCTTCTCATCCACTTCAG GTGGTGGCTGTTGCTGTGTTCTTGGCACTTGGATTTGCTTTCTATGTGTTCTTTGCTCCTTTTGTTGGGAAGAAAATGTTTCAATATGTTGTGATGGGAATCTATACCCCTCTT attaCTTGTTGCTTTGGCCTATATATTTGGTGTGCGGCAGCAGATCCTGCAGATCCCGGAGTTTTTAAGTCTAAAAAGTATCTTAAAATTCCTGAAAGTGGGAAGTATTCTGGACCAAAAGACTGTAAATTAGGTGGAGGTTCAGCTACAACCTTGCATGATGACAATGATGCTTTGGTTGGAGGAAAAACTGCAGAAAAGGACACAGCAGCAACTGATGAAACCTTGAAAGACGGTGGTGTTGAACTTGAGGGAAACGATGGTTCAATGAAGCGGTCATCTTGTTTGCTATGGATTTTCTCTCCTTGTGCTGTTATTTGCAAATGCTGTGGCTCGAATGAAGAATCTACCGAGCAACAGATGAGTGAAGATGGAATGTTCTATTGCAGTTTGTGTGAAGTTGAG GTTTTCAAATACAGTAAGCACTGCCGAGTCTGTGACAAATGTGTCAACCATTTCGATCATCACTGCAGG TGGCTAAACAATTGTATAGGCAAAAGGAACTACAGACAATTTTTCACTCTCATGGTGTCGGCTCTTCTATTG CTTATTCTACAATGGTCAACTGGAATCCTCGTACTTATCTGCTGTTTCGTTGACCGGAAGCAGTTTTCTTTGGATATTTCAACGAAGTTAGGAAGCAGTTTCTCTTTGGTTCCGTTCATTATTGTGGTT GTATTGTGCACAATTTTGGCTATGGTAGCGACGTTACCGCTTGCACAGCTATTCTTCTTTCACATTCTACTCATAAAAAAG GGAATCAGCACATACGATTATATAATAGCTTTACGGGAGCAAGAGCAAGAGCTACAAGGTGTCGGCGGCCAACAGAGTCCACAAATGTCCCCTGCCAGCTCGCTTACTGGATTAAGTAGTGCTAGTTCGTTTTCTACTTTCCACCGGGGTGCATGGTGTACGCCCCCACGCTTGTTCCTTGAAGATCAG TTTGATGTTGTTCCTCCTGATACCGGATCTGTAAGTTCGTTCGGGAAAAAAATGGTCAGGGAGGAACCAATTAAGAAGAAGAATCCAGGTGCAGTTAAGATCAGTCCGTGGACATTAGCACGGTTAAATGCGGAAGATGTTTCAAAAGCCGCTGCTGAAGCAAGGAAAAAGTCCAAAATCCTGCAGCCTGTGGTGAGACGTGATGCCCCATTTGGGTTAGAAGGGGATAGTAGCTTTGGCAGCAGTGGCCGACGAATGTTCCCGAGACCTGATGGCAATAGAAGACGAGCAGCTAAGCGGGTGCGTCTACCCGCAGACCTACCCATGGAGTCCATAATGAACATTTCGTCTAAATCTGCTGATAAAGGTTTCAGTGACACGTCAAGTAGTTTGGCACCACTTCAACTAGAAGCGCGGAGTGCTTTCCAAACGAGCCGAGCAATGTCGAGCTCAGTTGGGGTTGTTACCTCTTCTCCGGAGAGTAGTTTAGATTCACCAGATATTCATCCATTTCGGATCTCCTCATCAGGAGCCGAAGAATCAAGACATCCAACAGGTTTACCTCTCAATATGGCTGGTCAAAAGGGATTTCCATTGTCGAGATCCGCTAGTGATGGGTATGAAGCATCCGGTGGGGAAGATAGTGATCGAGTTCCATCGAGAATTGTTCATAGACCAACAAACTGGAACAACATTCTCTTTTCTGAACAGACCGAGAGGGTTGTTAAACTCAAAGCACCATCTTCGTCCGGCCAGGTTAATGGTAGAATGCTGTGA
- the LOC105778770 gene encoding probable 6-phosphogluconolactonase 1 produces MSILRQTNIEAKKASNEPCLETKSILSQDQPTLKLRYAYGEPYLKNSGSNVYFRGELRIYENLDELKSDLADYIAELSEAAVKERGAFAIALSGGSLIGLTGNLKQETVKAPYNKTIGWSKWHIFWADERVVAKNILCSDGSQPSSFHQRFSFGRGSCRQIHVCYTLASKNTTLSVSDISDCPKLDLILLGIGPDHHVASLCSNHSALNETDKWVTFIIDSPKPPPERITFTFPVIKPKLSI; encoded by the exons ATGTCTATATTGAGACAAACCAACATCGAAGCTAAAAAAGCTTCAAATGAACCTTGTCTCGAGACAAAAAGCATATTATCTCAAGATCAACCAACATTGAAGCTACGGTATGCTTATGGGGAGCCTTATCTCAAGAACTCTGGCTCCAATG TATACTTCAGGGGCGAATTAAGAATCTATGAAAATTTAGATGAACTAAAGTCGGATTTGGCTGATTACATTGCTGAGCTATCAGAAGCAGCAGTAAAGGAAAGGGGAGCCTTTGCCATTGCATTATCTGGTGGTTCTCTCATTGGCTTAACAGG AAACTTGAAACAGGAAACTGTTAAAGCTCCTTATAACAAGACTATAGGTTGGTCTAAATGGCACATATTTTGGGCTGATGAACGTGTTGTGgctaaaaacatattat GTTCCGATGGTTCCCAGCCATCTTCATTCCATCAACGATTCAGTTTCGGCAGAGGAAGCTGCCGACAAATACATGTTTGCTATACGCTAGCTAGTAAAAACACAACGCTCAGTGTTTCCGATATTAGTGATTGCCCCAAGTTGGATCTTATCCTTCTCGGGATAGGCCCTGACCATCACGTTGCCTCACTATGCTCTAACCATTCAGCACTCAACGAGACAGACAAATGGGTAACTTTCATCATCGATTCCCCCAAACCGCCACCCGAGAGAATAACATTCACTTTCCCAGTCATCAAGCCGAAGCTGTCCATTTAG
- the LOC105779611 gene encoding 26S proteasome non-ATPase regulatory subunit 11 homolog, which produces MSSSTLPATTDSIAQALEAKTPSEAISILYRVLENPSSAPDALRIKEQAITNLSDLLRQENRAEELRSFLTQLRPFFALIPKAKTAKIVRGIIDDVAKIPGTSDLQISLCKEVVQWTRAEKRTFLRQRVEAKLAALLMENKEYPEALNLLSGLIKEVRRLDDKLLLVDINLLESKLHFSLRNLPKAKASLTAARTAANAIYVPPAQQGNIDLQSGILHAEEKDYKTAYSYFFEAFEAFNALEDPRAVFSLKYMLLCKIMVSQADDVAGIISSKAGLQYVGPELDAMKAVADAHSKRSLKLFETALRDFRAQLEEDPIVHRHLSSLYDTLLEQNLCRLIEPFSRVEIAHIAELIELPVDHVEKKLSQMILDKKFAGTLDQGAGCLVIFDDPKADAIYPATLETISNIGKVVDSLYVRSAKIMT; this is translated from the coding sequence ATGTCTTCATCAACCCTCCCTGCAACCACTGATTCAATTGCTCAGGCTCTAGAAGCCAAAACACCATCTGAAGCCATATCAATCCTTTATCGTGTGCTAGAAAATCCTTCATCCGCTCCTGATGCTCTGCGGATTAAAGAGCAGGCCATAACGAATCTCTCTGATCTTCTTAGACAAGAGAACCGAGCAGAGGAGCTTAGAAGTTTCCTGACTCAATTGAGGCCCTTTTTTGCATTAATTCCCAAGGCAAAAACTGCTAAAATTGTCCGTGGCATAATTGATGATGTAGCTAAAATACCAGGAACCTCGGATCTGCAGATTTCTCTTTGCAAAGAAGTGGTGCAGTGGACTCGTGCTGAGAAGCGAACTTTCCTTCGCCAACGAGTTGAAGCAAAGCTTGCAGCTCTTTTGATGGAGAACAAGGAGTATCCTGAAGCACTGAATCTCCTTTCTGGCTTAATCAAGGAGGTTAGAAGGTTGGATGACAAGCTGCTTCTCGTTGACATAAACTTGTTGGAGAGTAAGCTTCATTTCTCTCTCCGAAACCTCCCTAAAGCCAAGGCATCTCTAACCGCTGCAAGAACAGCCGCAAATGCTATTTATGTGCCACCAGCACAACAGGGTAACATAGATTTGCAGAGCGGAATTCTCCATGCGGAGGAGAAGGATTACAAAACTGCTTATAGCTATTTCTTCGAAGCATTTGAAGCTTTCAATGCACTTGAAGATCCTCGTGCTGTATTTAGCCTCAAGTACATGTTGTTGTGCAAAATAATGGTGAGCCAGGCCGATGATGTTGCTGGTATAATATCCTCCAAAGCAGGCCTACAATACGTGGGGCCTGAACTCGATGCCATGAAAGCTGTTGCTGATGCTCACTCAAAACGTTCTCTGAAGCTTTTCGAGACTGCTCTTCGTGATTTCCGGGCCCAACTCGAGGAAGATCCTATCGTACACAGGCACCTTTCTTCCCTTTACGACACTCTATTGGAGCAGAACCTCTGCAGATTAATTGAACCTTTTTCGAGGGTTGAGATTGCCCATATTGCCGAGCTCATTGAATTGCCTGTAGACCACGTGGAGAAGAAACTTTCTCAGATGATTCTGGATAAGAAGTTTGCAGGGACTTTGGATCAGGGTGCTGGATGTCTCGTCATATTTGATGATCCCAAGGCCGATGCCATCTATCCGGCAACATTAGAAACCATCTCCAACATCGGCAAGGTTGTTGATAGCCTTTATGTGAGATCTGCTAAGATAATGACATAG
- the LOC105780430 gene encoding histone H1: MNASTSASIPADPPPPPTVPAWAPAPPSVVEPPAAAAAVPPVSDHPPYPDMIIEAIGALKEKNGSSKRAISKYIELAHKPYPPSHDELLTQHLKLLKSSGQLVMVRKSYKLAPSAGSEVPVPDSATSNVPDGSLAPKRGRGRPPKAKPTVSATDSGSQLLDVQVAGEVKKSVGRPRKNAPIGQLDARRGRGRPPKSGSRRPKTVRSVVAGGANAVKRGRGRPPRAVNQVPQQGFVPIQGQPVAVPYADADPAAPVAPSLPRRRGRPKGTARATGTVVPGKRRGRPPKVGSNTMAKKTTGRPVGRPKKTTGGASAATYEDLKRKLEFFQSKVKHAVEVLKPQCINNGTGAGAIQELEGLAEMDFNAPFHEQAQPPQQVPTQPPILQNEGQGP, encoded by the exons ATGAATGCTTCAACATCAGCTTCCATCCCCGCAGACCCTCCTCCCCCGCCCACTGTCCCCGCATGGGCCCCCGCTCCGCCTTCTGTGGTCGAACCACCGGCGGCGGCGGCCGCCGTGCCTCCGGTTTCCGACCACCCTCCTTACCCAGACATGATAATCGAGGCCATTGGTGCTTTGAAAGAGAAGAATGGGTCAAGCAAAAGGGCCATTTCTAAGTACATCGAGTTAGCTCACAAACCGTACCCACCGAGTCACGATGAGTTGTTGACTCAACATTTGAAGCTCTTGAAAAGCAGCGGTCAACTTGTTATGGTAAGGAAGTCTTATAAGCTTGCTCCCTCTGCCGGATCTGAAGTTCCGGTGCCGGATTCTGCTACTTCTAATGTCCCCGACGGTTCTTTGGCTCCAAAACGTGGTCGCGGGCGTCCTCCTAAGGCTAAACCGACGGTTTCGGCTACTGATTCCGGGTCTCAGCTGCTGGATGTTCAGGTTGCGGGTGAAGTTAAGAAATCCGTCGGTAGGCCTAGGAAAAATGCACCCATTGGTCAACTTGATGCTAGGAGGGGCCGGGGTCGGCCACCTAAAAGTGGGTCTCGGAGACCGAAGACGGTTAGGTCAGTGGTGGCTGGTGGTGCTAATGCGGTGAAAAGGGGCCGTGGACGGCCGCCTAGGGCCGTGAACCAGGTACCTCAACAGGGTTTTGTGCCGATCCAGGGTCAACCCGTGGCTGTTCCCTATGCTGACGCTGATCCTGCTGCTCCCGTTGCTCCTAGTTTACCAAGGCGCAGAGGGAGGCCTAAGGGCACGGCTCGAGCCACCGGCACGGTGGTCCCCGGTAAGCGGAGAGGTCGACCGCCCAAAGTTGGCAGCAATACAATGGCCAAGAAAACCACTGGGAGACCGGTAGGCCGGCCCAAGAAG ACAACTGGTGGAGCATCAGCAGCTACATATGAAGATCTTAAGAGAAAACTCGAATTCTTT CAATCAAAAGTGAAGCATGCAGTTGAAGTACTAAAGCCTCAGTGCATCAACAACGGAACAGGCGCAGGCGCGATCCAAGAGTTAGAAGGACTTGCAGAAATGGACTTTAACGCACCATTTCACGAGCAAGCTCAGCCGCCACAGCAGGTGCCAACACAGCCACCGATACTACAGAACGAAGGACAAGGGCCTTGA